One stretch of Microvirga lotononidis DNA includes these proteins:
- a CDS encoding glycosyltransferase family 2 protein, which yields MFPVSVFIIAKNEADRIGATIRAVRGLTDDIVVVDSGSTDGTQAVAQELGARVIFNPWPGYGLQKRFAEDQCRYDWLLNLDADEEVSPELLAEIRRLFAQGEPPCQAYGIRIAETYPGEAAPHPLAYRIAPVRLYHRDAGRYSSSLVHDRVDLKPKTKVGKLKGLVHHRSVRSLGDQLAKLNSYADQQAVDLEVRGVSIPTWRVYFEFPAAFLKVYFGRLHFLRGTYGFLISMNYATWRHLRLAKHYERKRLGALAKSDARTKRVKA from the coding sequence ATGTTTCCTGTTTCCGTTTTCATCATTGCCAAGAACGAGGCCGACCGCATAGGAGCGACCATCCGCGCCGTCCGTGGGCTGACGGACGATATCGTCGTCGTCGATTCGGGCTCGACGGATGGAACCCAGGCGGTGGCCCAGGAACTCGGTGCCCGGGTGATCTTCAATCCCTGGCCCGGTTATGGCCTCCAGAAGCGCTTCGCCGAGGATCAGTGCCGGTACGACTGGCTGCTGAATCTCGATGCGGATGAGGAGGTCTCGCCGGAGCTGCTGGCCGAGATCCGCAGATTGTTCGCTCAGGGAGAGCCGCCCTGCCAAGCCTATGGGATCCGCATCGCCGAGACCTATCCGGGCGAGGCAGCGCCCCATCCGCTGGCCTACCGGATCGCGCCCGTCCGGCTCTATCACCGGGACGCCGGGCGGTACTCGTCGTCCCTCGTCCACGACCGGGTCGACCTGAAGCCGAAGACGAAGGTCGGCAAGCTGAAGGGCCTCGTGCACCATCGGTCCGTCCGGTCCCTCGGGGACCAGCTCGCCAAGCTGAACAGCTACGCCGACCAGCAGGCGGTCGACCTGGAGGTGAGGGGCGTTTCGATCCCCACCTGGAGGGTTTATTTCGAGTTTCCGGCGGCATTCCTGAAGGTCTATTTCGGCCGGTTGCACTTCCTGCGCGGCACCTACGGCTTCCTCATCTCCATGAACTACGCGACCTGGCGCCACCTGCGTCTAGCGAAGCACTACGAGCGCAAGCGCCTGGGAGCGCTGGCGAAGTCGGACGCACGGACGAAGCGGGTCAAGGCCTAA
- a CDS encoding RidA family protein, which produces MTDIRRIGVAARYSDLVMHDGTAYFSGYVPETTLGLSVAEQTRDILGQIEQSLAEIGSDKSRLLQATIWLADIAFYDEMNAVWDAWVVPGQAPARVCVESKLADPDYKLEIQVTVAL; this is translated from the coding sequence GTGACAGACATTCGGCGGATCGGCGTTGCGGCGCGCTACAGCGATCTCGTGATGCACGACGGGACAGCCTATTTCTCAGGCTACGTCCCCGAGACGACCTTGGGCCTCTCCGTTGCGGAGCAGACCCGCGACATCCTGGGACAGATCGAGCAATCCCTTGCGGAAATCGGCAGTGACAAATCCAGGCTTCTTCAGGCCACGATCTGGCTGGCCGATATCGCCTTTTACGACGAGATGAACGCAGTCTGGGACGCCTGGGTCGTTCCCGGTCAGGCTCCGGCACGCGTCTGCGTCGAGTCCAAGCTGGCCGACCCGGATTACAAGCTCGAGATCCAGGTCACCGTCGCGCTTTGA
- a CDS encoding AMP-binding protein: MGVQATLGQVIGRNALRFPRQPAIVSPAFAPLAYQDLQLQLDGIRGQLRHAGFDCRARIAVLMPNGPEAILAIVGVACCCTAVPIDPRLSPVEMDQRFDMLRPDALLVMRGAFPEARRIAERRRLTLVEAVPIAPGRLGLSMAVQGTADPVLDEEPDPSSPAFILQTSGTIAEPKLIPFSHANMLAAAERLKTWFLLTPQDRCLSVSPPYYSHGLKVTIFTPLLTGGSIAIPSNAAAVDLTEWFDALRPTWYSAGPTLHNAVLDKARALADVQAMHTLRMVVSGGAPLPGAVRDELQRTLSVPVLEHYGSSEAAQMASNRPPPGPSRPGSCGQPWPGTLMIAGEDGRPLPAGDQGEIWVRGPTVMAGYLDAPDLNRSAFADGWLRTGDLGSLDEDGYLFLHGRLNELINRGGEKIAPAEIDAALLRHPAVAEAAAFAVPHPRLDEDVAAAVVLHPGAEALPADLRQFLQSELASFKIPRRIHILDQLPKGSTGKVQRRRLKDMLDAPHEPAERLSVTTEGPRDLRAELLLMWRRLLKSEALSDHDDFFESGGDSLLAMEMLLEVERLIGHPVPETVMIGAETIHQLVPRIVEQVALPTTPVHQFHTEGDRPPLYFFHGELSGGTGMRRMVQLLGPDQPITAVDPHGMNGEPIPATIEAMAADRLPLLLEKQTSGSYFLGGYCNGALTAFETARLLVAAGRKVEMVAMIDPPTISARPTTRAMLKLLKPILSGYRLAQIYDQLARLERILRMSPGEVFAKTYERIGPDKRSQSVSRWHPYTIAMARYRPAPFDVPVVFFSAGHNGHAWRGLCPKLEVIEMPGGHNNCLTAGAEILVKHLRQRIDLIGRGMVPQK; encoded by the coding sequence GTGGGAGTTCAAGCCACACTGGGTCAGGTGATCGGTCGGAATGCCCTGCGGTTTCCGCGCCAGCCGGCTATCGTCTCACCCGCATTCGCGCCCCTGGCTTACCAGGACCTGCAGCTCCAGCTGGACGGGATCCGCGGGCAGCTGCGCCATGCCGGCTTCGATTGTCGCGCCCGGATCGCAGTGCTGATGCCGAATGGCCCGGAAGCGATCCTTGCGATCGTTGGCGTTGCCTGCTGCTGCACGGCGGTCCCGATCGATCCACGGTTGAGCCCGGTGGAAATGGATCAGCGTTTCGACATGCTGCGTCCAGATGCTCTTCTCGTGATGCGAGGGGCTTTCCCCGAGGCGCGCAGGATCGCAGAGCGGAGAAGGCTGACCCTTGTTGAGGCCGTTCCCATTGCTCCCGGCCGACTTGGGCTCAGCATGGCCGTTCAGGGTACGGCCGACCCTGTTCTCGACGAGGAGCCGGATCCAAGCTCGCCCGCCTTCATCCTGCAGACGTCCGGAACGATTGCGGAGCCAAAGCTGATCCCCTTCAGCCATGCCAATATGCTGGCAGCGGCGGAACGGCTCAAAACCTGGTTTCTCCTGACACCGCAGGACCGCTGCCTGAGCGTCTCGCCGCCTTACTATTCCCACGGCCTCAAAGTGACGATCTTCACGCCGCTCCTCACGGGAGGCAGCATCGCGATTCCGTCGAATGCCGCCGCGGTGGATCTGACGGAGTGGTTCGATGCCCTGCGACCGACGTGGTACTCGGCAGGCCCGACCCTCCATAACGCCGTGCTGGACAAGGCGAGAGCACTGGCGGACGTGCAGGCGATGCATACCTTGCGCATGGTCGTGTCCGGTGGCGCGCCGCTCCCGGGAGCGGTGCGGGATGAGCTGCAGCGAACCTTGAGCGTACCGGTGCTGGAGCATTACGGCTCCAGCGAAGCCGCCCAAATGGCGTCGAACCGGCCACCACCAGGTCCCAGCCGGCCAGGCAGCTGCGGACAGCCCTGGCCAGGGACGTTGATGATCGCCGGAGAGGATGGGCGCCCGCTTCCAGCCGGCGACCAGGGAGAGATCTGGGTGCGTGGTCCAACCGTAATGGCCGGCTATCTCGATGCGCCGGATCTCAACCGCTCCGCCTTCGCCGACGGATGGCTTCGCACGGGTGACCTCGGGAGTCTGGATGAGGATGGCTATCTCTTTCTGCATGGCCGCCTGAACGAGTTGATCAATCGCGGCGGAGAAAAGATTGCCCCCGCCGAAATCGATGCGGCGCTCCTGCGCCATCCGGCGGTCGCCGAGGCCGCGGCTTTCGCGGTCCCGCATCCACGCCTCGACGAGGACGTTGCCGCTGCGGTCGTACTCCATCCAGGCGCCGAGGCGCTCCCTGCGGATCTGCGTCAGTTTCTTCAGAGCGAATTGGCCTCGTTCAAGATCCCCCGTCGCATCCACATTCTCGACCAGCTGCCGAAGGGAAGCACGGGCAAGGTCCAGCGTCGAAGGCTCAAGGACATGCTCGACGCGCCGCATGAACCGGCGGAGCGCCTGTCCGTCACAACCGAGGGCCCGCGAGACCTCAGAGCCGAACTGCTGCTGATGTGGCGGAGGCTCCTCAAATCGGAGGCCCTGTCCGACCACGACGACTTCTTCGAAAGCGGCGGGGATTCCCTTCTGGCAATGGAAATGCTCCTCGAGGTCGAGCGCCTCATTGGTCATCCCGTGCCGGAAACGGTGATGATCGGGGCAGAGACGATCCATCAGCTCGTTCCGCGGATTGTCGAGCAGGTCGCCCTGCCTACCACGCCGGTGCACCAGTTCCACACCGAGGGCGACCGGCCTCCGCTGTACTTCTTCCATGGTGAATTGTCCGGCGGCACAGGCATGCGGCGCATGGTCCAGCTTCTTGGCCCGGACCAGCCGATCACAGCGGTTGATCCCCATGGAATGAACGGCGAGCCGATTCCGGCAACGATTGAAGCAATGGCCGCGGACCGGCTGCCATTGCTTCTGGAAAAGCAGACGAGTGGCTCGTACTTTCTGGGGGGGTACTGTAACGGTGCACTGACGGCGTTCGAAACGGCCCGCCTGCTGGTCGCGGCCGGCCGCAAGGTGGAGATGGTCGCGATGATCGACCCGCCGACCATCAGCGCTCGCCCGACGACGCGGGCGATGCTCAAACTGCTGAAGCCGATTCTATCAGGCTACCGTTTGGCCCAGATCTACGACCAGTTGGCTCGCCTCGAGCGGATCCTCAGAATGTCGCCAGGCGAAGTGTTCGCCAAGACCTACGAGCGCATCGGTCCCGACAAACGGTCGCAGTCCGTATCACGATGGCATCCCTATACGATTGCCATGGCGCGGTATCGGCCAGCCCCGTTCGACGTGCCCGTGGTCTTTTTCTCGGCCGGTCACAACGGCCATGCATGGCGGGGGCTCTGCCCCAAGCTCGAAGTGATCGAGATGCCAGGCGGGCACAATAACTGCCTCACGGCCGGGGCAGAGATTCTGGTCAAACACCTGAGGCAGAGGATCGATCTCATAGGCCGTGGCATGGTCCCGCAGAAGTGA
- a CDS encoding GntP family permease, translated as MGLLGILVGLGLLIWLAFRGWSVLLLAPAAALIAAAFAGEPLLASWTQIFMGTAARFLAQFFPLFLLGALFGKLMNDSGSVTAITDFMTARLGKARAVLAVVLAGALVTYGGVSLFVAFFVLVPMAQALFRAADIPRRLMPAAIILGTSTFTMTALPGTPAIQNAIPMPFFGTTPFAAPGLGLIASMIVLGSGLWWLRRAEAAARQSGEGYGTDAAAAPEVAAGDEMVRERATTAREFDPAEIAHGLSSPKPPPVLQAALPLIVVIAVNLVMSLLILPRLDVSFLAEERWGATSLSAVAGVWSVVVALAAAILVLVALHGSRLPSLRESMDAGANASVLPALSIASLVGFGAVIAGMPSFALVRDWVLTIGGGPLVSLAVATNVLAALTGSASGGLTIALDALGPTYMDLAAQLRIDPALLHRVAVIGSGTLDILPHNGAVVSLLALCGSSHRESYVDIIMVGIVSSLLALAAVIALGSLFGAF; from the coding sequence ATGGGCCTTCTTGGGATCCTGGTCGGCCTCGGTCTCCTCATCTGGCTCGCTTTCCGCGGCTGGAGCGTTCTGCTGCTCGCGCCTGCCGCCGCCCTCATCGCGGCCGCGTTCGCCGGCGAACCGTTGCTGGCGAGCTGGACGCAGATCTTCATGGGCACCGCCGCGCGCTTCCTGGCACAGTTCTTCCCGCTGTTCCTGCTGGGCGCGCTGTTCGGTAAGCTCATGAACGACAGCGGCTCGGTCACGGCGATCACCGATTTCATGACGGCCCGGCTCGGCAAGGCCAGGGCCGTCCTCGCGGTCGTGCTCGCCGGTGCCTTGGTGACCTATGGGGGCGTCTCCCTGTTCGTCGCCTTCTTTGTGCTCGTGCCGATGGCGCAGGCGCTGTTTCGTGCCGCCGACATCCCGCGACGGCTGATGCCGGCCGCGATCATCCTCGGCACCTCGACCTTTACGATGACAGCGTTGCCCGGCACGCCGGCGATCCAGAACGCGATTCCCATGCCGTTCTTCGGTACCACGCCGTTCGCCGCGCCCGGCCTGGGTCTCATCGCCAGCATGATCGTGCTGGGGAGCGGCCTGTGGTGGCTGCGACGAGCCGAGGCGGCGGCCCGCCAGTCGGGCGAAGGCTATGGCACGGACGCGGCCGCCGCCCCGGAGGTTGCCGCGGGCGATGAAATGGTGCGGGAGCGGGCGACGACCGCGCGCGAATTCGATCCCGCGGAGATCGCGCACGGGCTGTCCAGCCCCAAGCCGCCGCCGGTGCTTCAGGCCGCCCTGCCGCTCATCGTCGTCATTGCGGTCAACCTCGTGATGTCGCTGCTCATCCTGCCTCGGCTCGATGTCTCGTTCCTGGCCGAGGAACGCTGGGGTGCCACCTCCCTGTCGGCGGTGGCCGGGGTGTGGTCCGTCGTGGTCGCCCTCGCGGCCGCGATCCTGGTGCTCGTGGCGCTCCATGGCAGTCGCCTTCCGTCTCTGCGCGAGAGCATGGATGCCGGCGCCAATGCATCCGTGCTGCCGGCTCTCAGCATCGCGAGCCTGGTCGGCTTCGGCGCCGTCATCGCCGGCATGCCCTCCTTCGCACTGGTTCGGGACTGGGTGCTGACGATCGGGGGCGGACCACTCGTATCACTGGCGGTGGCGACCAACGTGCTTGCCGCGCTGACCGGATCCGCCTCGGGCGGCCTGACGATCGCGCTCGACGCCCTCGGCCCGACCTACATGGACCTCGCCGCGCAGCTGCGCATCGATCCCGCCCTCCTGCACCGCGTGGCGGTCATCGGCTCCGGCACGCTCGATATCCTGCCGCATAACGGCGCGGTGGTGTCGCTGCTCGCCCTCTGCGGCTCGAGCCACCGCGAGAGCTATGTCGACATCATCATGGTCGGGATCGTGAGCTCGCTGCTGGCATTGGCGGCCGTCATCGCCCTCGGCTCCCTGTTCGGCGCGTTCTGA
- a CDS encoding acyltransferase family protein: MDRARPSSYKVNFPEHLVRAARMPPITSVRFGSIDVARWLAAAAIVVFHSGAFLSDLEFGKAFGFTYYGVDFFFVLSGFVIMQAHAADLSHPERLGTFAKKRFLRIYPPYWCVLAFAIGFLLWFNLRDPLTWSNLLSSTFLIPRSAKDFGIITQAWTLHYELIFYIFFGICIALPRRISLLLLVAVPALVYGLFVSGTQPFANATMAFKNISLFFFGVIVAVCVPRISVLVGGFLLALGLLTLAGLATEAVALPSFVPAWGLASALVIAGGAAIEIRKGSVSSKTTDILGALCYGTYLIHLPLFSFLEVSGLLSKLRTGNPAFDCAVLVAIGLFAGLVFHFACERPIVALFKNLLATRQRRDVAVALP; the protein is encoded by the coding sequence ATGGACAGGGCAAGACCAAGTAGCTACAAAGTAAACTTTCCCGAACACCTTGTCAGAGCTGCCCGAATGCCTCCCATCACATCAGTGCGTTTCGGCTCAATCGATGTGGCCCGGTGGCTGGCGGCTGCGGCTATCGTTGTCTTCCATTCAGGCGCATTTCTAAGTGATTTGGAGTTCGGGAAAGCCTTCGGATTCACCTACTACGGAGTGGATTTCTTCTTTGTGCTCAGCGGCTTCGTGATCATGCAGGCCCATGCGGCGGACCTCAGCCATCCGGAGCGGCTCGGCACCTTCGCCAAGAAACGGTTCCTGCGGATATATCCGCCTTATTGGTGCGTCCTCGCATTCGCAATCGGGTTCCTGCTATGGTTCAACCTCCGAGATCCGCTGACTTGGTCGAACCTTCTGAGCAGTACCTTCCTGATCCCTCGCTCCGCCAAGGATTTCGGGATCATCACCCAAGCCTGGACGCTTCACTATGAACTGATTTTCTATATCTTCTTCGGGATCTGCATTGCCCTGCCCCGTCGTATTTCCCTGCTTCTGCTCGTGGCGGTGCCCGCTCTGGTCTATGGGCTGTTCGTGTCAGGAACGCAGCCCTTCGCCAATGCGACAATGGCCTTCAAGAATATCTCCTTGTTCTTTTTTGGGGTGATCGTGGCTGTATGCGTCCCGCGGATATCGGTCCTCGTTGGAGGGTTCCTTCTTGCCCTCGGCCTCTTAACGCTGGCGGGTTTGGCCACTGAGGCTGTCGCCTTGCCCTCATTCGTCCCGGCTTGGGGATTGGCCTCTGCCCTTGTAATCGCCGGCGGAGCAGCAATCGAGATCCGCAAAGGCTCCGTCAGCTCAAAGACGACCGACATCCTCGGCGCCCTGTGCTACGGCACCTATCTCATCCACCTGCCGCTGTTTTCCTTCCTTGAGGTCAGCGGTCTACTCTCGAAGCTCCGTACAGGAAATCCCGCTTTTGACTGTGCGGTTCTCGTCGCGATCGGCCTCTTCGCAGGCCTGGTCTTCCATTTCGCCTGCGAGAGGCCAATCGTCGCCCTTTTCAAGAACCTGTTGGCTACGCGACAGCGCCGCGACGTCGCGGTCGCACTGCCCTAG
- a CDS encoding IS630 family transposase, producing MTKSYSLDLRQRVVRFVEAGHSFHEAARHFEVSVAFVVRLLAACRSTSNLAPQPEGGWRYSKLDPHRDFLIRRVTETNDITMPQLAAEPLALSTRITPASIARWFIRQGYSVKKTLRASEQERSDVHQAREHGRAKRQPRMPQEPHRPVFLDETGTSTKMPRLRGRCLKGQRLYARAPFGHWLTQTFVAGLRYSGLTAPWVIDGPMTRQIFEAYVETRLAPTLSKGDVVILDNLPAYKSETAAQCLKQRGAWFLFLPAYSPDLNPIEQLFAKIKAHLRMSKACLT from the coding sequence ATGACCAAGTCCTACTCGCTGGATCTGCGGCAACGGGTGGTGCGCTTTGTTGAGGCGGGGCATTCCTTCCATGAGGCTGCCCGGCATTTTGAGGTGTCGGTCGCGTTTGTGGTGCGGCTGCTGGCGGCGTGTCGGTCCACCAGCAACCTGGCGCCCCAGCCAGAGGGCGGCTGGCGCTACTCCAAGCTCGACCCGCATCGCGACTTCTTGATCCGTCGCGTGACCGAGACGAACGACATCACCATGCCCCAGCTCGCGGCCGAACCGCTGGCCTTGAGCACCAGGATCACGCCGGCTTCCATCGCGCGCTGGTTCATCCGCCAGGGCTATAGCGTCAAAAAAACTTTGCGGGCCAGCGAACAAGAACGCTCCGACGTGCATCAAGCCCGCGAGCACGGGAGAGCCAAGCGCCAGCCGCGCATGCCCCAGGAGCCGCACCGGCCGGTGTTTCTCGATGAGACCGGCACATCCACCAAGATGCCCCGCCTGCGCGGCCGCTGTCTGAAAGGGCAGCGGCTGTATGCCAGGGCGCCATTCGGCCACTGGCTGACCCAGACCTTTGTCGCGGGGCTGCGCTACTCTGGTCTGACGGCGCCTTGGGTGATCGATGGGCCGATGACCCGGCAGATCTTTGAGGCCTATGTGGAGACCCGGCTCGCCCCAACCTTGTCCAAGGGTGACGTGGTGATCCTCGACAACCTGCCGGCGTACAAGAGTGAGACGGCGGCGCAGTGCCTGAAGCAAAGGGGTGCTTGGTTCCTGTTCCTGCCTGCTTATTCGCCCGATTTGAACCCAATTGAGCAACTCTTCGCCAAGATCAAAGCACACCTGCGCATGTCGAAGGCATGCCTTACCTAA
- a CDS encoding FadR/GntR family transcriptional regulator, protein MKSDPLNLSELELADRTPVPRGIVEYIQRLILKGGLKAGQRLPSQRELAEQLGVSRPSVREALTVLETMGLVTVRVGSGVFVAKTDTRRPLWRYSDRCTPADVYEARLGLEGYAARLAAARIDKPAEERLRRCTDAMRDALESGDVISLAVNDTAFHDMVFELSGNPVLAAMYRPVREMLVESQRLPMAQLDRLSETVCEHEAILEGIASQDPDTAEAAMQSHIRSAAGRFGVSL, encoded by the coding sequence ATGAAAAGTGATCCACTGAACCTGTCGGAATTGGAGCTAGCCGACCGCACCCCCGTGCCACGCGGGATCGTCGAGTATATCCAGCGCCTGATCCTGAAAGGCGGCCTTAAGGCTGGACAGCGTCTTCCTTCGCAGCGGGAGCTGGCAGAGCAGCTCGGCGTAAGCCGGCCCTCAGTGCGGGAGGCACTGACAGTGCTCGAGACCATGGGTCTTGTGACGGTACGGGTGGGCAGCGGAGTGTTTGTCGCAAAAACGGATACTCGCCGGCCGCTGTGGCGTTACTCGGATCGATGCACGCCTGCCGATGTTTACGAGGCACGCCTAGGGCTTGAGGGATACGCTGCGAGGCTCGCAGCCGCTCGCATCGACAAACCCGCCGAGGAACGCCTGAGGCGGTGCACCGACGCCATGCGAGACGCCCTAGAGTCAGGCGACGTGATCAGCCTTGCCGTCAACGACACGGCTTTTCATGACATGGTTTTTGAGCTCTCTGGAAACCCAGTTCTGGCTGCCATGTACCGGCCAGTCCGCGAAATGCTCGTCGAAAGTCAACGGCTTCCCATGGCTCAACTCGATCGCCTGAGTGAAACTGTGTGTGAACACGAGGCTATCTTGGAGGGCATAGCCAGCCAGGACCCAGACACCGCTGAAGCGGCAATGCAAAGCCATATCCGCTCGGCTGCAGGCCGTTTTGGCGTTTCACTTTGA
- a CDS encoding transporter substrate-binding domain-containing protein — MSVKFTRRGTFVATLTAVLAMSAGTMASAAEMKVGANLGNVPWEFQNEKGEIVGFEIDVAKEIGKRLNMNVSFVNIPFNGLFAAVQSGQVDAAVSSITITKKRLESVSFAQPYYDSDQSLAVRANSGIKSLEGMASKVAAVDTGSTGDMWSTQNQQKYKFSDIRRYEGLAPAMLDLAAGRIDGYVSDIPAVQYYIKDKPVYQVVERIPTGEQYSMMFAKNSPLAEKVDAEITKMKQDGTLAKIHEQWFGAKAEPNSSTVKVMEMPKL, encoded by the coding sequence ATGTCAGTGAAATTCACCCGACGCGGCACATTCGTCGCAACATTAACCGCCGTATTGGCCATGTCGGCAGGGACGATGGCCTCTGCTGCCGAAATGAAGGTTGGAGCGAACCTCGGCAACGTTCCGTGGGAGTTTCAGAACGAGAAGGGCGAGATCGTCGGTTTCGAGATCGACGTCGCCAAAGAAATCGGCAAGCGCCTGAACATGAACGTGTCCTTCGTTAACATCCCGTTCAACGGGCTGTTTGCTGCGGTGCAATCGGGTCAGGTTGATGCCGCCGTATCCTCGATCACCATCACCAAGAAGCGTCTTGAGTCGGTATCCTTCGCCCAGCCCTATTACGACAGCGACCAATCTCTGGCAGTGCGAGCCAACTCAGGCATCAAGAGCCTGGAAGGTATGGCGAGCAAGGTGGCAGCAGTCGATACGGGCTCGACCGGTGACATGTGGTCGACGCAGAACCAGCAGAAGTACAAATTCTCCGATATCCGCCGCTACGAGGGCTTGGCTCCCGCGATGCTCGACCTCGCAGCCGGCCGCATCGACGGCTATGTCAGCGACATCCCGGCCGTCCAGTATTACATCAAGGACAAGCCGGTCTATCAGGTGGTCGAGCGCATTCCGACCGGCGAGCAGTATTCGATGATGTTCGCGAAGAACAGCCCCCTGGCGGAAAAGGTCGATGCCGAGATCACGAAGATGAAGCAGGACGGAACCTTGGCGAAGATCCACGAACAGTGGTTCGGCGCCAAGGCGGAGCCGAACTCGTCGACTGTCAAGGTCATGGAGATGCCTAAGCTCTGA
- a CDS encoding amino acid ABC transporter permease yields the protein MSIFDTFLNWKVFVQTLPLLLSGLTTTLTLGVTAIILGFIGGLVLALLRLYANSPLKQIAVAYIDILRSIPILVLLVVIYYALPFVGLRLSPFGAAASALSLVSAAYSAEIFRAGIEAVPKGQFEAARALGLSPWRRMSDVVLPQALRIVIPPITSNSINVMKDTALASVVAMPDLLKQATQAQALAANPTPLISAAVIYILLLMPLVRLVGVFEKRLAVRGR from the coding sequence ATGTCCATCTTCGACACCTTCCTGAACTGGAAGGTTTTCGTTCAAACCCTTCCGCTCCTGCTATCGGGCCTGACCACTACGCTGACTCTTGGAGTGACAGCCATCATCCTGGGATTCATCGGCGGCCTGGTTCTCGCGCTGCTCCGGCTCTATGCCAACTCACCGCTAAAGCAGATCGCCGTCGCCTATATCGACATCCTCCGTTCCATCCCGATCCTAGTCCTGCTCGTCGTCATCTACTATGCGCTGCCTTTCGTCGGGTTGCGGTTGTCCCCCTTCGGGGCGGCTGCCTCTGCCCTGAGCCTCGTGTCGGCCGCTTATTCCGCTGAGATCTTCCGGGCCGGCATCGAGGCCGTGCCAAAGGGTCAGTTCGAGGCCGCCCGTGCCCTAGGCCTCAGCCCCTGGCGTCGGATGAGCGACGTGGTGCTGCCGCAGGCGCTTCGGATCGTGATCCCGCCGATCACATCCAATTCCATCAACGTGATGAAGGACACGGCTCTCGCATCCGTGGTGGCGATGCCGGACCTGCTCAAGCAGGCGACGCAGGCGCAGGCGCTGGCGGCGAACCCGACGCCCCTCATCAGTGCAGCCGTCATCTACATCCTGCTCCTGATGCCGCTCGTGCGCCTCGTCGGGGTTTTCGAAAAGCGACTTGCCGTGAGGGGACGATGA
- a CDS encoding amino acid ABC transporter ATP-binding protein — MTRPIIEMKNVVKSFGLFKALHGVDLQVKEGEIVVVIGPSGSGKSTLIRCINQLEEHNGGEIIVDGAEVGHGRKSTVLTEVGMVFQSFNLFPHMTVLRNVALGPVRVRGLSWAAAEDRAKRLLARVGLADQAMKYPAQLSGGQQQRVGIARALAMEPKVLLFDEPTSALDPEMVGEVLDVMQQLAKTGVTMVVVTHEMGFARKVADRVVFMDGGRIVEQGPPDEIFNAPSDLRLRSFLQAVLSH, encoded by the coding sequence ATGACGCGCCCGATTATCGAGATGAAGAACGTCGTCAAGTCGTTCGGCCTTTTCAAGGCGCTGCATGGCGTCGATCTCCAGGTAAAAGAAGGCGAGATCGTCGTCGTCATCGGTCCGTCCGGCTCGGGCAAGTCAACATTGATCCGCTGCATCAACCAGCTTGAGGAGCACAACGGCGGTGAGATCATCGTCGACGGAGCGGAGGTCGGCCACGGCCGCAAGAGCACCGTGCTCACCGAGGTGGGAATGGTATTCCAGAGCTTCAACCTCTTTCCGCATATGACCGTGCTCCGCAATGTAGCGCTCGGTCCCGTCCGCGTGCGCGGTCTGTCATGGGCAGCGGCAGAGGATCGCGCCAAGCGCCTGCTGGCCCGTGTCGGGCTCGCGGATCAAGCGATGAAATATCCGGCGCAACTCTCCGGCGGGCAGCAGCAGCGGGTCGGGATCGCAAGGGCCCTCGCCATGGAGCCGAAGGTGCTGCTCTTCGACGAACCGACCTCCGCCCTCGACCCAGAGATGGTAGGCGAGGTCCTGGATGTGATGCAGCAACTTGCCAAGACTGGGGTCACTATGGTCGTCGTGACCCACGAGATGGGATTTGCCCGCAAGGTCGCCGACAGGGTGGTGTTCATGGACGGGGGGCGGATCGTCGAACAGGGTCCTCCTGACGAGATCTTCAACGCACCAAGCGATCTCCGTCTCAGAAGCTTTCTTCAGGCCGTCCTGTCCCATTAG
- a CDS encoding ureidoglycolate lyase, with protein sequence MQTLFPKRLTPSAFSSFGEVLFFDPGRSRLVNDGRALRFDTDTRFDHAATEGEPVLAVYRASGWPLPMHLLTFERHPLSSQTFMALSAERFLIVVAPEDPAGLPDLERAEAFVGHRNEGVNYARNLWHAPIAAVGADGDFLMFMWERGSSEDCVFHHLDEPLVVGSIQPFTE encoded by the coding sequence GTGCAGACACTGTTTCCCAAACGCCTGACGCCTTCAGCCTTCAGTTCCTTCGGCGAGGTGCTGTTCTTCGATCCCGGCCGCAGCCGCCTGGTGAATGATGGGCGGGCGCTGCGCTTCGATACCGACACTCGCTTCGACCACGCAGCGACCGAGGGAGAGCCTGTGCTTGCTGTTTACCGGGCCAGCGGCTGGCCTCTGCCGATGCACCTCTTGACCTTCGAACGGCATCCTCTGTCTTCGCAGACGTTCATGGCTCTTTCCGCCGAAAGGTTCCTGATCGTTGTCGCACCGGAGGATCCAGCCGGGCTGCCCGATCTTGAGCGTGCCGAAGCGTTCGTCGGCCATCGAAACGAGGGCGTCAACTATGCCCGCAACCTCTGGCACGCTCCGATCGCGGCGGTCGGCGCAGACGGCGACTTTCTCATGTTCATGTGGGAACGCGGCTCTTCCGAAGACTGCGTTTTCCATCATCTCGATGAGCCGCTGGTCGTCGGCTCGATCCAACCGTTCACAGAATAG